In a genomic window of Littorina saxatilis isolate snail1 linkage group LG6, US_GU_Lsax_2.0, whole genome shotgun sequence:
- the LOC138968208 gene encoding rhodopsin, GQ-coupled-like, with the protein MNESTDDTTACTVSLHADPSVLPAERVLNHYVTSPVAVLGVFGNLVCLVVWSAESHFNPTTLFLKVLAVSDTFLLVEFLLRHCGILVTVPLVFHSFYVYSRLLTVHTTLALIIIRWIAVFRPLRMKILLSKRRAITGCVLMIFLCFLAGLPYVITAVYFQHLRLRTYYIIHGTCLALPVMVLVCLNVSLVRKLIAHRRQIAAHTTSWAASSSRFYRLLLAIVCLSVSSTIAYPVSLACMVEGQPTIESDCGQFCTGLMFAVADLFEVVNSAINIVFYLLFISKFRRLLRQTICCCPGVLIWPIWSAGPQKKQLSN; encoded by the coding sequence ATGAACGAGTCTACTGACGATACTACCGCTTGCACAGTTAGCCTGCATGCAGATCCCTCTGTGCTACCAGCTGAACGAGTGTTGAACCACTACGTCACCAGTCCTGTTGCTGTTTTGGGTGTGTTTGGAAACCTCGTGTGCTTGGTTGTGTGGAGTGCAGAGTCACATTTCAATCCGACCACCCTCTTCCTCAAGGTTCTGGCTGTTTCAGATACATTCCTGCTTGTCGAGTTTCTACTCAGGCACTGTGGCATTCTCGTGACAGTGCCTTTAGTCTTTCACAGTTTCTACGTCTACAGCCGGCTCCTCACGGTGCACACGACGCTAGCTCTGATCATCATCAGATGGATCGCTGTGTTTAGACCTCTTCGAATGAAAATTCTGCTGTCCAAACGTCGGGCGATTACCGGCTGTGTACTCATGATTTTCTTGTGTTTTCTAGCGGGTCTTCCGTACGTGATTACTGCAGTCTACTTCCAGCACCTTCGTCTCAGAACCTATTACATTATACATGGTACCTGCCTGGCTCTCCCAGTGATGGTGCTGGTGTGTCTCAACGTCAGTCTGGTGCGCAAGCTGATCGCGCACAGAAGGCAAATCGCTGCTCACACAACATCATGGGCAGCTTCATCGTCACGATTCTACCGTCTGCTACTCGCCATCGTGTGTCTCAGCGTCTCCTCCACCATCGCCTATCCCGTCAGTTTAGCATGCATGGTAGAGGGCCAACCTACTATCGAAAGTGACTGTGGACAATTTTGCACTGGCCTTATGTTCGCCGTTGCGGATCTATTTGAAGTTGTCAACTCTGCAATCAACATCGTCTTCTACCTGCTCTTCATTTCTAAGTTCCGTAGGCTGCTTCGTCAAACAATCTGCTGCTGtcctggggtcctgatttggcctatatggtccgctggaccccaAAAGAAACAACTATCTAACTAA